A section of the Gemmatimonadota bacterium genome encodes:
- a CDS encoding PQQ-binding-like beta-propeller repeat protein, translating into MTNGKCWRFQRLSPSTWLTVALGSLFAAPTGAMAQGPGTENGQWTFLGGDAWHTRYSPATQIDASNFEDLEVLWQFQAASFGPSTPRATPTYVDGKLITVTGYNRNVIALDPATGELLWSWVPPTTFRSEYSMRSPYGKGIAYGEIDGRGVVYITSPGFFLHALDVETGRPLEGWGRPVPIEGFPGGTVDLVEDLIRDWGPWEKLNQPYDPYQGMPIEIGFITASSPPIVVNDVVVVGNSAEQGYLQTRQEMVPGDIMGYDARTGEYLWKFHVVPRPGEFGHETWENDAWEWTGDVSSWAPMAADPELGLVYIPTNTVTIDYYGGFHPGDNLYSTSIIALDVATGERAWHFQLVHHDIWNYDTSAAPILMDVTVDGEEIPGVFQATKQAFLYALNRETGEPIWPIEERPVPQSRVPGEQSAPTQPFPTKPAAFDLQGRNEDHLIDYTPEIYQRALEVARNNNLFVPMFNPPTHVGDPAGPGMICPGGTGGVNITGAPVADPVAGVIFISSHSACGPLQVAPGVESPLDGPEQTGVTHSDWSNAQGQGGGGRRWFEAARIDGLSIWKGPVGRISAIDLNTGEYLWIIPNGDAPDDEQELIRNHPLLQGVAGVPTNQGRSGHAAMVATATLLLASGQTSDGTPTLFAIDKASGERVGELELPGFTRYGMSSWVHEGRQYVIIQLADGLAALGLPRG; encoded by the coding sequence ATGACGAACGGCAAGTGCTGGCGGTTTCAGCGTCTGTCCCCCTCCACCTGGCTCACCGTGGCGCTCGGCTCGTTGTTTGCCGCACCGACGGGGGCGATGGCACAGGGACCGGGGACCGAGAACGGGCAGTGGACTTTCCTCGGTGGGGACGCGTGGCACACGCGCTATAGCCCGGCGACCCAAATCGACGCATCGAATTTCGAGGACCTCGAGGTGCTCTGGCAGTTCCAGGCAGCAAGCTTCGGTCCGAGCACGCCCCGCGCGACGCCGACGTATGTCGATGGCAAGCTGATCACCGTCACCGGCTACAATCGAAACGTGATCGCGCTCGATCCAGCGACCGGGGAGCTGCTCTGGAGTTGGGTTCCGCCGACCACGTTTCGCTCCGAATACTCGATGCGATCTCCGTACGGGAAGGGAATAGCGTACGGCGAGATCGACGGAAGAGGCGTCGTATATATCACGAGCCCCGGTTTCTTCCTGCATGCGTTGGACGTCGAGACCGGTCGGCCGCTCGAGGGCTGGGGCAGGCCCGTTCCGATCGAAGGGTTCCCGGGTGGCACCGTGGACCTCGTGGAGGATCTGATCCGAGACTGGGGCCCGTGGGAGAAGCTGAACCAACCCTACGATCCCTACCAGGGGATGCCGATCGAGATCGGCTTCATCACTGCTTCGTCGCCACCCATCGTGGTCAACGACGTGGTGGTCGTCGGGAACTCCGCCGAGCAGGGTTACCTCCAGACGCGTCAGGAGATGGTGCCGGGCGACATCATGGGGTACGACGCTCGCACCGGAGAATACCTGTGGAAGTTCCACGTCGTCCCGCGCCCCGGAGAGTTCGGGCACGAGACGTGGGAGAACGACGCGTGGGAGTGGACGGGCGATGTATCGTCGTGGGCGCCGATGGCCGCCGATCCGGAGCTCGGCCTCGTCTACATCCCGACGAACACCGTCACCATCGACTACTACGGCGGCTTCCATCCAGGGGACAACCTCTACAGCACGAGCATCATCGCGCTCGACGTCGCGACCGGTGAACGAGCGTGGCACTTCCAGCTCGTGCATCACGACATCTGGAACTACGACACCTCCGCCGCGCCGATCTTGATGGACGTAACGGTCGATGGCGAAGAGATCCCGGGCGTGTTCCAGGCCACCAAGCAGGCGTTCCTCTACGCGCTGAACAGGGAGACGGGCGAGCCGATCTGGCCGATCGAGGAGCGGCCGGTGCCGCAATCGAGGGTGCCGGGCGAGCAGTCGGCTCCCACCCAGCCGTTCCCGACCAAGCCGGCTGCCTTCGACCTCCAGGGTCGTAACGAGGACCACCTCATCGACTACACGCCCGAGATCTATCAGAGGGCGCTGGAAGTCGCGCGAAACAACAACCTGTTCGTACCCATGTTCAATCCGCCGACGCACGTGGGCGATCCGGCGGGGCCCGGGATGATTTGTCCGGGAGGCACCGGCGGCGTGAACATCACGGGTGCGCCGGTGGCTGACCCGGTGGCGGGCGTGATCTTCATCTCGTCACACAGTGCCTGCGGTCCGCTGCAGGTCGCCCCCGGCGTCGAGTCCCCGTTGGACGGCCCCGAGCAGACGGGCGTGACCCACTCCGACTGGTCCAATGCCCAGGGTCAGGGAGGAGGGGGTCGACGTTGGTTCGAGGCCGCCAGGATCGATGGGCTTTCGATCTGGAAGGGACCCGTCGGGCGGATCAGCGCGATCGATCTGAACACGGGTGAGTACCTCTGGATCATCCCCAACGGTGATGCGCCGGACGACGAGCAGGAGTTGATCCGGAATCACCCGCTGCTTCAGGGTGTCGCTGGCGTCCCGACCAACCAGGGCAGGAGCGGGCACGCTGCCATGGTTGCAACGGCGACGCTGCTGTTGGCTTCAGGCCAGACCAGTGACGGGACGCCGACTCTGTTCGCCATCGACAAGGCCAGCGGCGAGCGAGTCGGTGAGCTCGAACTGCCTGGCTTCACCCGCTACGGTATGTCGAGTTGGGTGCATGAGGGGCGGCAGTACGTAATCATCCAACTCGCGGATGGGCTGGCGGCGCTGGGATTGCCGCGGGGCTAG
- a CDS encoding spermidine synthase: MVPSNLEILAYEMTSLGDLCLRRRELLSRPGTVITEITLDHQLLMSSYNTVSERALADEALARHPGHDLSVLVCGLGLGYTAAEVLQSARVRSVEVIELFGAVVGFLREGLVPLSAELLADPRFRVREGDAYATLREQADEPWDLVLIDIDHSPEDHLGGGNESFYTESGLARAKHHLAPGGILAVWSYAESSPFVDALRATFAVVEIVPVSYVNDLVDEQHTDWLFLARDEPATSGGVT; the protein is encoded by the coding sequence ATGGTCCCCTCCAATCTCGAAATCCTCGCCTACGAGATGACGTCTCTCGGCGATCTATGCCTGCGCCGCCGGGAGCTCCTCTCCAGGCCCGGCACCGTGATCACCGAGATCACGCTCGATCACCAGCTGCTGATGAGCAGCTACAACACGGTATCCGAGCGCGCGCTGGCGGATGAAGCGCTCGCGCGCCACCCAGGGCACGACCTGTCCGTTCTCGTGTGCGGGCTGGGTCTCGGCTATACCGCGGCCGAGGTGCTACAGTCGGCGCGTGTACGGAGCGTCGAGGTGATCGAGCTCTTCGGGGCGGTCGTCGGTTTTCTGCGGGAAGGCCTGGTTCCGCTTTCCGCGGAGCTGCTCGCGGATCCGCGGTTCAGGGTCCGCGAAGGTGACGCCTACGCGACGCTCCGTGAACAGGCCGACGAACCCTGGGACCTCGTGCTCATCGACATCGACCACTCACCTGAGGATCATCTCGGGGGCGGCAACGAGTCGTTTTATACGGAGTCCGGGCTCGCCCGCGCGAAGCACCACTTGGCGCCGGGCGGAATCCTGGCCGTCTGGTCGTATGCGGAGAGCTCACCGTTCGTCGATGCACTGCGCGCCACGTTCGCAGTCGTCGAGATTGTGCCGGTGAGTTACGTGAACGACCTCGTCGACGAGCAGCATACGGACTGGCTCTTCCTCGCCCGAGACGAGCCGGCTACAAGCGGTGGCGTGACCTGA
- a CDS encoding NAD(P)-binding protein, whose protein sequence is MSEGNDRDLGMGQGITRRDFLNGVAVTVGGSMLPSRWLEEQAGPRLGYGWPQETYYPPAATGLRGSHAGSFEVAHGFRDGRTWTGEDSGERYDMVVVGGGLSGLSAGFFFHDSAGPGSRVLILDNHDDFGGHAKRNEFSYGGRTLLLNGGTSNLEATHHYSTVARTLLAAVGLDLERAEAADATSRSFYRSLGLTGSTFFSQEVFGDDRLVTGSAGGFASDSARRGWREWLAQTPLSDGAQRDIVRLQEAGALADGWSGLSDGERKMRLAKMSYATFLLDHGRVRPEALLLYDDRPKGLFCVGIDALPALFAWAMGYPGFQQLGLRPFSRVGPLTHIGGGQHGRERQFSGGPTIELPDGNATLARLLVRAMIPDALPGSTLEDSIMARLDYSRLDRAGSSVRIRLNSTVVRVRHRGRPENASEVEITYVGQDGSARTVRANHVVMACHNDMIPYICPEMSPEQKAALGYGERMPIVYTNVLIRNWTAFADLGIRSVTCPGMYHSNFSLGRAMEIGAYNPPRSPEDPMVLHMTRTPCAPGFPRKEQHRRGRRDLLETTFETFEHNIRDQIGRALSGGGFDPARDIAAITVNRWPHGYAYSYDTLDDPIEWALFEADDRPCVIGRQRFGRISIANSDAAATPHTDAAIDEGYRAVGEQLVARSKAGVAGLPSI, encoded by the coding sequence ATGTCGGAAGGCAATGACCGCGACCTGGGAATGGGCCAGGGTATTACCCGCCGCGATTTCCTCAACGGGGTCGCCGTGACCGTCGGCGGTTCGATGTTGCCCTCGCGGTGGCTCGAAGAGCAGGCCGGACCCCGGCTTGGATACGGCTGGCCTCAGGAGACGTATTACCCACCGGCGGCGACGGGCTTGCGGGGCAGCCACGCGGGCTCGTTCGAGGTCGCGCACGGCTTCCGCGACGGACGCACCTGGACCGGAGAGGATTCGGGCGAACGCTACGATATGGTCGTCGTGGGCGGGGGGCTGAGCGGGCTGTCCGCGGGCTTCTTCTTCCACGACAGCGCCGGGCCGGGATCTCGCGTTCTGATCCTCGACAACCACGACGACTTCGGAGGCCACGCCAAGCGCAACGAGTTCTCGTACGGGGGTCGCACGCTGTTGCTCAACGGCGGCACCTCGAACCTCGAGGCCACCCATCATTACTCGACCGTCGCCCGCACCTTACTGGCCGCAGTCGGACTGGATCTCGAGCGGGCAGAGGCGGCCGACGCCACGAGTCGAAGCTTTTACAGATCGTTGGGCCTGACGGGAAGCACGTTTTTCAGCCAAGAGGTCTTCGGGGACGATCGACTGGTGACCGGCTCGGCAGGCGGTTTCGCTTCGGACTCCGCCCGACGTGGTTGGCGAGAGTGGCTCGCGCAAACTCCGTTGTCCGACGGTGCGCAGCGAGACATCGTGAGGCTTCAGGAGGCCGGTGCACTGGCGGACGGCTGGTCAGGGCTCTCGGACGGAGAGCGGAAAATGAGGCTCGCGAAAATGAGCTACGCGACCTTCCTGCTCGACCACGGCCGGGTGCGGCCGGAGGCCCTGTTGCTCTACGACGACCGGCCGAAAGGCCTCTTCTGTGTCGGTATCGACGCGCTACCCGCGCTCTTCGCCTGGGCGATGGGTTATCCGGGATTCCAGCAGCTCGGCCTGCGGCCCTTCTCTCGGGTCGGGCCGCTCACGCACATCGGCGGAGGACAGCACGGTCGCGAACGGCAGTTCAGCGGTGGACCGACGATCGAGCTTCCCGACGGCAACGCGACGCTCGCTCGCCTCCTCGTGCGGGCGATGATTCCCGACGCGCTTCCAGGGTCGACGCTGGAGGACTCGATCATGGCTCGCCTCGACTATTCACGTCTCGACCGCGCGGGCTCGTCCGTGCGTATCAGGCTCAACAGCACCGTGGTCCGAGTGCGGCATCGGGGGCGCCCGGAGAATGCGTCGGAGGTCGAGATCACGTACGTGGGGCAGGACGGGAGCGCGAGGACCGTTCGCGCGAACCACGTCGTCATGGCGTGCCACAACGACATGATCCCCTATATCTGTCCTGAGATGTCTCCCGAGCAAAAAGCCGCGCTCGGTTATGGCGAGCGCATGCCGATCGTGTACACCAACGTCCTGATCCGCAACTGGACCGCGTTCGCGGATCTCGGGATCCGGAGCGTTACCTGCCCTGGCATGTATCACTCGAACTTCAGCCTGGGGCGCGCCATGGAGATCGGGGCGTACAACCCCCCACGGTCCCCGGAAGACCCGATGGTCCTCCACATGACGCGCACACCCTGTGCGCCCGGGTTCCCCAGGAAGGAGCAGCATCGGCGCGGTCGCCGCGACCTCCTGGAGACCACCTTCGAGACGTTCGAGCACAACATCAGGGACCAGATCGGGCGCGCTCTCTCCGGTGGAGGATTCGACCCCGCGCGGGACATCGCCGCGATCACGGTAAACCGCTGGCCGCACGGGTATGCCTACTCGTACGACACGCTCGACGACCCCATCGAGTGGGCGTTGTTCGAAGCGGACGACCGGCCATGCGTCATCGGCCGTCAACGTTTCGGCCGCATCTCGATCGCGAACTCCGACGCGGCCGCGACGCCCCACACGGACGCGGCGATCGATGAAGGATATCGCGCTGTCGGCGAGCAGCTCGTGGCAAGAAGTAAGGCTGGAGTCGCCGGGCTTCCTAGCATCTAG
- a CDS encoding PEP-CTERM sorting domain-containing protein (PEP-CTERM proteins occur, often in large numbers, in the proteomes of bacteria that also encode an exosortase, a predicted intramembrane cysteine proteinase. The presence of a PEP-CTERM domain at a protein's C-terminus predicts cleavage within the sorting domain, followed by covalent anchoring to some some component of the (usually Gram-negative) cell surface. Many PEP-CTERM proteins exhibit an unusual sequence composition that includes large numbers of potential glycosylation sites. Expression of one such protein has been shown restore the ability of a bacterium to form floc, a type of biofilm.) codes for MAVKSGRILAVAAVMTVLGTTQAWADPVPFVTFREYCTTGAIRACASLEVYTLFDVATGKTLVRVRVANLQGWHPDATVAAALYEIELTKGRTDLDDPDPTEFMVAAIDGAGNVNDAGSQWEIRPKGHEIEFRLTGRDNASSVRDNPEGALFGCDVSDLNPSSYFTTCGGGWIEFSFVTEYEWDENISLGLEWEVVMDGKYYQCDTDDGPGQSDYCISVPNPVPSTVSPEPATVILLASGLLGLGGVGMIRRRRGLTVESE; via the coding sequence ATGGCAGTGAAGTCCGGAAGAATCCTGGCGGTGGCAGCGGTCATGACCGTTCTTGGAACAACGCAGGCGTGGGCCGACCCGGTGCCGTTTGTGACGTTCCGCGAGTATTGCACTACCGGCGCAATCAGGGCTTGCGCGAGCTTGGAAGTGTACACGCTCTTCGACGTGGCCACCGGGAAGACCTTGGTTCGGGTTCGCGTCGCGAACCTTCAGGGTTGGCACCCCGATGCGACGGTGGCGGCGGCGTTGTACGAGATCGAGCTCACAAAGGGCCGAACCGATCTCGACGACCCGGACCCCACAGAATTCATGGTGGCCGCGATTGACGGGGCAGGGAATGTCAACGATGCGGGCTCGCAGTGGGAGATCAGGCCAAAGGGTCACGAAATCGAGTTCAGGCTGACCGGCCGCGATAACGCGTCATCGGTGCGGGACAACCCCGAGGGAGCGCTATTCGGTTGTGATGTATCGGACCTGAACCCCAGCTCTTATTTCACGACCTGCGGCGGCGGTTGGATAGAGTTCTCGTTTGTGACTGAATACGAGTGGGACGAGAATATTTCGCTGGGGCTCGAGTGGGAAGTCGTGATGGACGGTAAGTATTACCAATGCGACACCGACGACGGTCCGGGCCAAAGCGACTACTGCATTTCGGTCCCGAATCCGGTCCCGTCGACCGTCAGTCCTGAGCCCGCGACGGTAATTCTGCTCGCTTCCGGACTGTTGGGACTCGGGGGTGTCGGGATGATTCGCCGACGGCGGGGTCTTACCGTCGAAAGCGAGTAG
- a CDS encoding S9 family peptidase, with protein MSRCRLFAFLLFASFVAAPLAAQDGYRLPPPEVVEILDAPGAPSVSVSPDNEWLILTHRKNMPSLADMSQPMLRIGGRRINPATNGRFNPSLVTGFSVMRVSDGSERAIDLPHEDGWSSPGFSPDGARFFVTRDSDSGVELWIGDVQAATAERIPGPVLNTARGGACQWMPDSEHLLCHQVIDGRGSAPEKPAVPAAPVMQQNLGVVAVVRTYQDLLKDQHDIALYDYYMASQPILVDVQTGATSPIGVSGNYAGLVASPSGDYFLAEHRKKPFSYLVTDRSFPMDVEVWDGEGNVVATLADVPLRETVPIGGVQTGRRNFGWLDGERHTVVYVEALDGGNTRAPAPERDKLMRLEAPFAGAGTEIARTTLRYSGLRRGQGTMAFLTESERPSRTRRTWRIDLAGGSEPELMFEVNTEDRYNDPGTPMMAPDAQGDYRMIQDGDWVFLSGPGGSDDGDRPFLDRFNVRTKVTERLWQAAAGTYEAIIEMLDNEGRRILTRYETTSDFPNYFIRDTRTGNGDQITAFANPHPQLSEVEKRFITYEREDGVQLSATLYLPPGYEEGDKVPSVVWAYPREYQTDDLAGQVRGSPYRFTRISGYSHLFFLTQGYAVLDGAAIPIVGGDEANDSYVEQLVAGGQAAVDVLVDLGISEADRIGIGGHSYGAFMTANMLAHSDLFAAGIARSGAYNRSLTPFGFQSEQRTFWEAPELYFEMSPFMNADKINEPLLLIHGTADNNSGTFPIQSERMYHALKGHGATVRLVMLPNESHGYRGRESVLHTLAEMIEWFDTYVKPGRKITF; from the coding sequence ATGAGCCGCTGTCGTCTGTTTGCGTTCCTGCTGTTCGCGTCGTTCGTCGCTGCGCCTCTGGCTGCCCAGGACGGTTACCGTCTGCCGCCGCCGGAGGTCGTCGAGATCCTCGATGCACCGGGCGCTCCGTCGGTGAGTGTGAGCCCTGACAACGAGTGGCTGATCCTCACGCACCGCAAGAACATGCCGTCGCTGGCCGACATGTCCCAGCCGATGCTGCGCATCGGTGGCCGGCGCATCAACCCGGCGACCAACGGCCGCTTCAACCCCAGTCTGGTCACAGGTTTCTCGGTGATGCGAGTGTCGGACGGGAGCGAGCGCGCGATCGACCTGCCCCATGAGGACGGCTGGAGCTCCCCGGGCTTCTCGCCCGACGGCGCCCGCTTCTTTGTGACCAGGGACAGCGACTCCGGCGTCGAGCTCTGGATCGGGGACGTCCAGGCCGCCACGGCCGAGCGGATTCCGGGCCCGGTCCTCAACACCGCGCGCGGCGGCGCTTGTCAGTGGATGCCGGACTCGGAGCACCTGCTCTGTCATCAGGTGATCGACGGACGTGGAAGCGCGCCCGAGAAGCCCGCCGTGCCTGCGGCTCCGGTGATGCAGCAGAACCTGGGTGTCGTCGCGGTGGTTCGGACCTATCAGGACCTGCTCAAGGACCAGCACGACATCGCGCTGTACGACTACTACATGGCGTCTCAGCCGATTCTGGTGGATGTCCAGACCGGTGCGACGAGCCCGATCGGGGTCTCGGGCAACTATGCGGGGCTCGTGGCGTCCCCCAGCGGAGACTACTTCCTCGCCGAGCACAGGAAGAAGCCCTTCAGCTACCTGGTCACCGATCGCTCCTTCCCCATGGATGTCGAGGTCTGGGATGGGGAGGGAAACGTGGTCGCCACGCTCGCCGACGTGCCGCTGCGGGAGACCGTGCCGATCGGCGGTGTGCAAACCGGTCGTCGCAACTTCGGGTGGCTGGACGGAGAGCGGCATACGGTCGTTTACGTCGAAGCGCTCGACGGCGGCAACACGCGGGCGCCGGCTCCGGAGCGGGACAAGCTGATGAGGCTCGAGGCTCCCTTCGCGGGGGCGGGCACCGAAATCGCTCGCACCACCCTCCGCTATTCCGGGCTCCGACGGGGCCAGGGGACGATGGCGTTCCTGACCGAGTCCGAACGCCCCAGCCGCACACGGCGCACGTGGAGGATCGATCTGGCCGGCGGCTCCGAGCCCGAGCTCATGTTCGAGGTCAACACCGAGGATCGGTACAACGACCCGGGCACACCGATGATGGCGCCCGACGCGCAGGGCGATTATCGGATGATCCAGGACGGTGACTGGGTCTTCCTGTCCGGGCCAGGTGGCTCGGACGACGGGGACAGGCCCTTCCTCGATCGCTTCAACGTGCGCACGAAGGTGACCGAGCGGCTTTGGCAGGCGGCCGCGGGGACGTACGAGGCGATCATCGAGATGCTCGACAACGAAGGCCGCAGGATTCTCACGCGCTACGAGACGACGAGCGACTTTCCGAACTACTTCATCCGCGACACACGCACTGGGAACGGGGACCAGATCACGGCGTTCGCGAACCCGCACCCCCAGCTCAGCGAGGTGGAGAAGCGCTTCATTACGTACGAGCGCGAGGACGGCGTGCAACTCTCGGCCACGCTCTACTTGCCGCCCGGGTACGAAGAGGGTGACAAGGTCCCGTCCGTCGTGTGGGCGTACCCGCGCGAGTACCAGACCGACGACCTCGCGGGGCAGGTGCGCGGCTCACCGTACCGGTTTACGCGCATCAGCGGCTACTCGCACCTGTTCTTCCTCACGCAGGGTTACGCCGTACTGGACGGTGCCGCGATCCCGATCGTCGGGGGGGACGAGGCGAACGACAGCTACGTCGAACAGCTCGTGGCCGGCGGCCAAGCGGCCGTCGATGTGCTCGTGGATCTCGGCATCTCCGAAGCCGATCGCATCGGCATCGGTGGGCACAGCTACGGCGCCTTCATGACCGCCAACATGCTCGCGCACTCCGACCTGTTCGCTGCCGGCATCGCTCGCAGCGGTGCGTACAACCGGTCCCTCACTCCGTTTGGATTCCAGAGCGAGCAGCGCACTTTCTGGGAGGCGCCCGAGCTCTACTTCGAGATGTCGCCCTTCATGAACGCGGACAAGATCAACGAGCCGCTGCTCCTCATCCACGGCACCGCGGACAACAACTCAGGCACGTTTCCGATCCAGTCCGAGCGCATGTACCACGCGCTCAAGGGGCACGGAGCGACCGTCCGACTCGTGATGCTCCCGAACGAGTCTCACGGCTACCGCGGTCGCGAGTCGGTCCTGCACACGCTTGCCGAGATGATCGAGTGGTTCGACACGTACGTGAAGCCGGGGAGGAAGATCACGTTCTAG
- a CDS encoding NAD-binding protein: MKTIGSHLATLLAGEIKLRRQLAPFVKYVVLLVAVVSLYAWLFHAIMAREGQDHSWFTGVYWALTVMSTLGFGDITFESDLGRVFSTLVLLTGMVLLLIILPFLFIRVVYAPWLEQRSRRRIRELQSVPEGVAGHVLICVNDPIAPGLIRRLQLADEPVYVIEPDADLAMHLQDVGVPVVTGEIDSVETYRAAGAARARLVLANASDTINSNIVLTVRELSDSVPIVALAEAEDSIDVLELSGATHVLPLIHQLGEHLANRVSAGTSRANVIGKFHHLLLAEFPVHNTPFQGQTIRDTRLREFTGATIVGVWEGGRFLPSRPDLELSPLCVPVVIGTPEQISELDEVLVIYDPNPNPVLIVGGGKVGRAAAAALKRREIPVHMVERNPELEPRIASIPDRLFLGDAADRRLLDEAGIAETPCVLLTTHDDAMNVYLTVYCRRLNPNARIITRVTHQRNVEAIQRAGADFVLSYASLGVQTVYSIVQGRELVVLGEGVDLFYMPLPPSLADKTLAEAGIGARTGLNVIGVQKDGHIVTNLTPNQRLVEGSTLVALGSAEQQERFSSVYD; this comes from the coding sequence ATGAAGACCATCGGCTCCCATCTGGCCACGCTGCTCGCGGGGGAAATCAAACTGCGCCGGCAGCTCGCGCCGTTCGTAAAGTACGTGGTCCTCCTCGTCGCGGTCGTTTCGCTCTACGCTTGGCTGTTCCACGCGATCATGGCGCGGGAGGGTCAGGACCACTCGTGGTTCACGGGAGTCTATTGGGCGCTCACCGTGATGAGCACGCTCGGCTTCGGTGATATCACGTTCGAGAGCGACCTGGGCCGTGTGTTCAGCACCCTCGTGCTGCTGACCGGCATGGTGCTGCTCCTCATCATCCTCCCGTTCCTCTTCATCCGAGTTGTGTACGCCCCGTGGCTCGAGCAGCGGAGCCGCCGCCGCATCCGCGAGCTCCAGTCCGTGCCGGAAGGCGTCGCGGGTCACGTGCTGATCTGCGTCAACGATCCCATTGCGCCCGGGCTCATCCGCCGCCTTCAACTAGCGGACGAGCCCGTCTATGTGATTGAGCCCGACGCCGACCTTGCGATGCACTTGCAAGATGTCGGCGTGCCGGTTGTCACTGGCGAGATCGACTCCGTCGAGACCTACCGAGCCGCCGGAGCGGCACGGGCTCGCCTCGTCCTGGCCAACGCATCGGACACGATCAACTCCAACATCGTCCTCACCGTGCGCGAGCTGTCCGATTCGGTGCCCATCGTCGCGCTGGCCGAAGCGGAAGACTCGATCGACGTGCTGGAGCTCAGCGGCGCCACGCACGTGCTGCCGCTGATCCACCAACTCGGCGAGCACCTCGCCAACCGGGTGAGCGCGGGGACGTCGCGAGCCAACGTGATCGGCAAGTTCCATCACCTGCTGCTCGCCGAGTTCCCGGTGCACAACACGCCGTTCCAGGGCCAGACCATCCGCGACACACGGTTGCGCGAGTTTACCGGGGCCACGATCGTGGGCGTATGGGAGGGTGGGCGGTTCCTGCCCTCGCGACCGGATCTCGAGCTCTCACCGCTCTGCGTGCCGGTCGTGATCGGCACACCCGAGCAGATCTCGGAGCTGGACGAAGTGCTCGTCATCTACGACCCCAATCCGAATCCGGTGCTCATCGTCGGCGGCGGCAAGGTGGGGCGCGCCGCCGCTGCGGCCCTCAAACGGCGGGAGATCCCCGTGCATATGGTGGAGCGCAACCCGGAACTGGAGCCGCGGATCGCGAGCATTCCGGACCGGTTGTTTCTGGGCGACGCCGCCGACCGGCGCCTACTCGACGAAGCGGGGATCGCCGAGACACCGTGCGTCCTGCTCACGACGCACGACGATGCGATGAACGTCTACCTGACCGTGTACTGCCGGCGGCTCAATCCCAACGCGCGCATCATCACCCGGGTCACGCACCAGCGGAACGTCGAGGCCATCCAGCGCGCAGGCGCCGACTTCGTCTTGAGCTACGCGTCCTTAGGCGTGCAGACGGTGTACTCGATCGTGCAGGGACGGGAGCTCGTCGTGCTGGGCGAGGGCGTTGATCTCTTCTACATGCCGCTCCCTCCGTCGCTCGCGGACAAGACGCTCGCCGAGGCGGGGATCGGCGCGCGCACCGGCCTGAACGTGATCGGCGTCCAGAAGGACGGGCATATCGTCACGAATCTGACGCCCAACCAGCGGCTGGTTGAGGGCTCGACGCTCGTCGCCCTGGGCAGCGCGGAGCAGCAGGAGCGCTTTAGCTCCGTCTACGACTAG